A region of Pyxidicoccus parkwaysis DNA encodes the following proteins:
- a CDS encoding EB domain-containing protein, with protein sequence MARATRAGGVGRTVILLAVVLGAGLACRDKPLVGAVGRLRLSAERVEFPAAYPGTTREAEVRVVNGGRAPLDVTWTEVTRPFTLLDGLPQRVEAGEVPVRLRFSPTAVGTNEITVVGTASDGGRVELVLVGEGKEIPTCTSVTCSTATFDVVTEQCVETVLPDGTSCDPGNACLTNATCQAGRCKGRERVCDDGNACTTDVCHALDGCQTVPAPPCPGDGKCQVGTCDPVKGCGLADAPDGTFCGSERGCDSADVCVEGRCARRDLPDGFVCAAASPCQGEGRCNGPVCERPDARPLTADWSYDARANSENLHDMLVGPDGDVTLSGFYSNAILNAASEEAVRSSDAARRCMLWNDRLLCMDLPQDGTVSLLERTTGKPRWTFTLANERPDIAKKTLTLFLARLAVMAPDRLAALFEAYPADQQRDTLCRMYFLVVLDAFGRMVSVQELSDPLLSECNHPHPFGLASDAVGDLYVSFAKTVNVGAPLQPGSPSLLMAFSSDGVPRWRKMETFRSGELAVVNGQLMPEHGTQALSTADGSPLGSIPQEFGRVVATREVAVPSAPGTSVNSGGSNTATELKGYGLPGLSPVWTYTLRSGQSLGTKEMRLATWPAGAGLPPDTVVLTTAVSSSGSQRLLVGVNAKDGSEAFQCPLGFTPRTVTQLLEMAPGALLMMEGASTCGECDPPFAYSQARFLRFSMPGLMPADAPWPGTFGGPGHGHHENRVR encoded by the coding sequence ATGGCGCGCGCGACGAGAGCAGGCGGGGTGGGACGGACGGTCATCCTGCTGGCGGTGGTGCTGGGGGCGGGCCTCGCCTGCCGGGACAAGCCATTGGTGGGCGCGGTGGGACGGCTGCGGCTGTCCGCCGAGCGCGTGGAGTTCCCCGCTGCGTACCCCGGCACCACCAGGGAAGCCGAGGTACGGGTGGTGAACGGCGGCCGCGCGCCGCTGGACGTCACCTGGACGGAGGTGACGCGGCCCTTCACGTTGCTGGACGGGCTGCCCCAGCGTGTGGAGGCGGGCGAGGTGCCGGTGCGCCTGCGCTTCTCGCCCACGGCGGTGGGCACGAATGAAATCACCGTCGTCGGCACGGCGTCGGACGGCGGCCGCGTGGAGTTGGTGCTCGTGGGCGAGGGGAAGGAGATTCCCACCTGCACGTCGGTGACGTGCTCCACGGCCACCTTCGACGTGGTGACGGAGCAGTGCGTGGAGACGGTGCTGCCGGACGGCACTTCGTGCGACCCGGGCAATGCGTGCCTCACGAATGCCACGTGCCAGGCGGGCCGGTGCAAGGGCCGTGAGCGCGTGTGCGACGACGGCAATGCCTGCACCACGGACGTGTGCCACGCGCTGGACGGCTGCCAGACGGTGCCGGCGCCGCCGTGCCCGGGAGACGGCAAGTGCCAGGTGGGCACGTGCGACCCGGTGAAGGGCTGCGGCCTCGCGGATGCGCCGGATGGGACCTTCTGCGGCTCGGAGCGCGGGTGTGACTCCGCGGACGTGTGCGTGGAGGGCCGGTGCGCGCGGAGGGATTTGCCCGACGGCTTCGTGTGCGCGGCCGCCAGCCCATGCCAGGGCGAGGGCCGCTGCAATGGCCCGGTGTGCGAGCGCCCCGACGCGAGGCCGCTGACGGCGGACTGGAGCTACGACGCGCGGGCGAACTCGGAGAACCTGCACGACATGCTGGTGGGGCCCGACGGCGACGTGACGCTGTCCGGTTTCTACAGCAACGCGATTTTGAATGCGGCCAGTGAGGAGGCGGTGCGCTCCTCGGATGCGGCGCGGCGGTGCATGCTGTGGAACGACCGGCTCCTGTGCATGGACCTGCCGCAGGACGGCACGGTGTCACTGCTGGAGCGCACCACGGGCAAGCCGCGGTGGACCTTCACGCTGGCCAATGAGCGGCCGGACATCGCGAAGAAGACGCTGACGCTCTTCCTGGCGCGGCTGGCGGTGATGGCGCCGGACCGGCTCGCGGCCCTCTTCGAGGCGTACCCCGCCGACCAGCAGCGCGACACGCTGTGCCGCATGTACTTCCTGGTGGTGCTGGACGCCTTCGGCCGCATGGTGTCCGTGCAGGAGCTGTCGGACCCGCTGCTGTCCGAGTGCAACCACCCGCACCCCTTCGGCCTCGCGTCGGACGCGGTGGGTGACTTGTACGTGTCCTTCGCGAAGACGGTGAACGTGGGAGCGCCGCTGCAGCCGGGCTCGCCCTCGCTGCTGATGGCGTTCTCCTCGGACGGCGTGCCGCGCTGGCGCAAGATGGAGACCTTCCGCTCCGGCGAATTGGCGGTGGTGAATGGCCAGCTCATGCCCGAGCACGGCACGCAGGCGCTGAGCACGGCGGATGGCTCGCCGCTGGGCTCCATTCCGCAGGAGTTTGGCCGCGTGGTGGCCACCCGCGAGGTGGCGGTGCCGAGCGCACCGGGCACCTCGGTGAACTCCGGCGGCAGCAACACCGCCACGGAGCTGAAGGGCTACGGGCTGCCCGGGCTGAGCCCGGTGTGGACGTACACGCTCCGGTCGGGACAGAGCCTCGGCACGAAGGAGATGCGGCTGGCCACGTGGCCGGCGGGCGCGGGACTGCCGCCGGACACGGTGGTGCTCACAACAGCGGTGAGCAGCAGCGGCAGTCAGCGGCTGCTGGTGGGCGTGAATGCGAAGGACGGAAGCGAAGCCTTCCAGTGCCCGCTCGGCTTCACCCCGCGCACGGTGACGCAGCTGCTGGAGATGGCACCGGGCGCGCTGCTGATGATGGAGGGTGCCTCCACCTGCGGCGAGTGTGACCCGCCGTTCGCCTACAGCCAGGCGCGCTTCCTGCGCTTCTCCATGCCGGGACTCATGCCCGCGGACGCGCCGTGGCCCGGCACCTTCGGCGGGCCGGGACACGGGCACCACGAGAACCGGGTGCGCTGA